ACCGAGCGCGGGGCCAACCGGCGGAGCAGGAGTAGCCTTGCCCGCAGCGATCTGGAGCTTTACTTGTGTCTGTACTTTTTTTGGCGGAGCCATGATTCAAATTCTCGCTTCTTCGAAATTCTAGTTTTGCAATCTTTCTCGACTTCAAATGATGTTTCGTTGATCGGGTGATTGCGTGATCACCCGATTATTATGCCACTTTCTCAACCTGCCCAAACTCAAGTTCCACAGGCGTCGCCCGACCGAAGATGGTGACCATGATTTTCAGGGTTTCACGGTCCTCGTTCACCTCGTCAACAACTCCATTGAAGTTTGCGAACGGGCCATCAGTAATACGCACCGATTCGTTCTTCTCGAACTTGACTTTGAGCCGTGGCTTGTCCTTCCCGACGTTTACGCGATAGACGATCTGGTTTACTTCGTCGTCCGATAACGGCGTAGGATCGTTCGCCGTTCCCACAAATCCTGTGACTTTAGGTGTGGACTTCACTACTTGCCAAACGTGATCGCCCTCTCCGCCCGTGCCGCCTGCCCTGAATCCGGTGAGATCCATCTCAACCAGCACATAGCCGGGATAGAACATGCGTTCACTGGTGTACTTCTTGCCGTTGCGAACTTCTGTGACGGCCTCGGTGGGAATCAGCACGCGACCGATCTTCTCTTGCAACCCAAATGCCTGAATGCGCGATTCGAGCGACTCTTTTACTTTGCGCTCAAACCCCGAATAAGCATGAATGATGTA
This region of Terriglobales bacterium genomic DNA includes:
- the nusG gene encoding transcription termination/antitermination protein NusG; this encodes MMAEEIKNEATVEAAPPIDGAQASEQPRNPNMKWYIIHAYSGFERKVKESLESRIQAFGLQEKIGRVLIPTEAVTEVRNGKKYTSERMFYPGYVLVEMDLTGFRAGGTGGEGDHVWQVVKSTPKVTGFVGTANDPTPLSDDEVNQIVYRVNVGKDKPRLKVKFEKNESVRITDGPFANFNGVVDEVNEDRETLKIMVTIFGRATPVELEFGQVEKVA